From a single Nicotiana tabacum cultivar K326 chromosome 8, ASM71507v2, whole genome shotgun sequence genomic region:
- the LOC107819394 gene encoding DNA repair protein XRCC3 homolog, whose translation MKPEDLLQHLSPNPVQKCSLGCPILDGFLGGGIPCNSITELVAESGCGKTQISLQLLLSAQLPTSLGGLSASSLYLYSESPFPLRRLHQLSSSFPTLHNPLGNILTHPLHSAHHLFDVLSQIDSLLLSRPTSFPPIKLIVIDSIAALFRFEFENNARDLKQRSGLFFKISSKLKEQARRFGLAVVVINQVVDVIDDSDSLRIGNSTCLYTSERKVCAALGLSWANCINTRLFLSRNEERVADEDCFTTQTRRFIRVVFAPHLPDSYCEFVITREKVFALER comes from the coding sequence ATGAAACCCGAGGATCTCCTTCAGCATCTTAGTCCCAACCCCGTTCAGAAATGCAGCCTCGGCTGCCCAATTCTAGACGGCTTTCTCGGCGGCGGCATTCCTTGCAATTCAATTACCGAATTAGTTGCTGAAAGCGGCTGTGGCAAAACCCAAATCTCCCTTCAGCTCCTCCTCTCCGCTCAGCTTCCCACTTCTCTTGGCGGCCTTTCTGCTTCCTCCTTATATCTCTACTCTGAATCTCCGTTTCCCCTCCGCCGCCTTCACCAACTCTCCTCCTCTTTCCCCACTCTCCACAATCCATTGGGTAATATCCTAACTCATCCTCTTCACTCTGCTCACCACCTGTTCGACGTATTGTCCCAAATAGACTCCTTATTATTATCCCGTCCTACTTCCTTTCCCCCTATTAAGCTAATTGTAATCGACTCCATTGCTGCTTTATTTCGCTTTGAATTTGAGAACAACGCGCGCGACCTTAAGCAGAGATCTGGTTTATTCTTCAAGATTTCAAGCAAATTGAAGGAGCAAGCTAGGCGTTTTGGGTTGGCGGTAGTGGTAATCAACCAGGTTGTGGATGTAATTGATGATTCTGATAGTTTAAGAATTGGGAATTCCACTTGCTTGTATACATCTGAGAGGAAAGTGTGTGCTGCTTTGGGTTTGTCATGGGCTAATTGTATTAATACAAGATTATTCTTGTCAAGAAATGAAGAGAGAGTTGCTGATGAAGATTGCTTTACTACACAAACTCGGAGGTTTATACGCGTTGTTTTTGCTCCTCATCTGCCTGATTCTTACTGTGAGTTTGTTATTACTAGAGAAAAAGTTTTTGCTTTAGAAAGATAA
- the LOC107819395 gene encoding peroxidase 3-like: MQFHDCFVRGCDASVLLNSTKSTGNQTEKAAIPNQTLRGFSFIDGVKKIVEAECPGVVSCADIVALVARDSVVVTGGPYWNVPTGRRDGRISNASEALADIPAPTSNFTRLQSSFAKKGLNLKDLVLLSGAHTIGISHCPSFSTRLYNFTGTFGTQDPSLDSEYAANLKAKKCKSLNDNTTIVEMDPGSFRTFDLSYFKLLLKRRGLFQSDAALPTSSTTKSYINQLVQGSLKEFYAEFAQAMEKMGKIEVKTGSNGEIRKHCAVVN, translated from the exons ATGCAATTTCATGATTGCTTTGTCAGG GGTTGTGATGCTTCAGTTCTCCTGAATTCAACTAAGAGTACAGGAAACCAAACCGAAAAAGCGGCAATCCCCAATCAAACACTGAGAGGATTCTCATTTATTGATGGAGTGAAGAAAATAGTGGAAGCAGAATGCCCCGGAGTTGTCTCTTGTGCTGATATTGTTGCCTTGGTTGCTAGAGACTCTGTAGTTGTCACT GGAGGTCCATACTGGAATGTGCCAACTGGTAGAAGAGATGGAAGAATATCAAATGCCTCAGAAGCCTTAGCAGATATTCCAGCTCCAACTAGTAACTTCACCAGACTCCAGTCATCTTTTGCCAAGAAGGGTCTTAATCTAAAAGACTTGGTCCTGTTGTCTG GTGCTCACACGATTGGAATTTCTCATTGCCCATCATTTTCCACACGTCTGTACAATTTCACTGGAACTTTTGGTACACAAGATCCATCTCTAGACAGCGAATACGCCGCCAATCTTaaggccaaaaaatgcaaatcTCTCAATGACAATACAACAATAGTTGAGATGGACCCTGGTAGTTTCAGGACATTTGATCTTAGCTACTTCAAGCTTTTGCTCAAGAGGAGAGGCCTCTTCCAATCAGATGCTGCCTTACCAACAAGTTCTACGACAAAATCATACATCAACCAACTAGTCCAAGGATCACTCAAAGAGTTTTACGCTGAATTTGCTCAGGCCATGGAGAAAATGGGGAAAATTGAAGTTAAGACCGGTTCTAATGGCGAAATCAGGAAACATTGTGCAGTTGTGAATTAA